A stretch of the Deltaproteobacteria bacterium genome encodes the following:
- a CDS encoding thiolase family protein: protein MSIRGNTAIVGIGETPVDRLGRRPGERRRTIPEYLTWAARLAMEDAGLTRKDFDGQGLAAIYTTNYLQPFWPEETASILGITPALSMANANGGAATVSALGQAAAAIQAGLVERVLCVAASCTFVENHNGVEPRDVRDFEVPYGLMGANSGIALVMRRHMHEYGTTLDALGNIAVTARHHATLNPNAYLRKPMTLEDYKTSRMVADPVRLLDCVMPANGGKAFILTSAERAADMPRKPVYLMGFGEQDNPSYGPRTHSDATIMGIRDAGARAFDMAGVTANDMDFAQLYDDYVIIEMMQMEDLGFCEKGDTKYFESTDFSFKGTLPIQTGGGMINCGQPSTCGGMIHILESVTQLRGDGGERQVAGASAGLCTGLGGLPYGKNLGSTAVAILSNDNG from the coding sequence ATGAGCATACGCGGCAACACGGCGATCGTCGGCATCGGCGAGACCCCGGTGGACCGTCTGGGCCGGCGCCCGGGCGAGCGCCGCCGGACCATACCGGAGTACCTGACCTGGGCGGCGCGCCTGGCCATGGAGGACGCGGGCCTTACGCGCAAGGACTTCGACGGCCAGGGGCTGGCGGCCATCTACACCACCAACTACCTGCAACCCTTCTGGCCGGAGGAGACGGCGTCGATCCTGGGCATCACGCCGGCGCTGTCCATGGCCAACGCCAACGGCGGCGCGGCCACGGTGTCGGCGCTGGGGCAGGCCGCCGCGGCCATTCAAGCGGGGTTGGTGGAGCGCGTCCTGTGCGTGGCCGCTTCGTGCACGTTCGTGGAAAACCACAACGGCGTCGAGCCGCGCGACGTGCGGGACTTCGAGGTGCCCTACGGCCTCATGGGCGCCAACAGCGGCATCGCCCTGGTAATGCGGCGGCACATGCACGAGTACGGCACCACCCTGGATGCACTGGGAAACATCGCGGTCACCGCCCGCCACCACGCGACGCTCAACCCCAACGCCTATCTCAGGAAGCCCATGACGCTGGAGGACTACAAGACCTCGCGGATGGTGGCCGACCCCGTCCGCCTGCTGGACTGTGTCATGCCGGCCAACGGCGGCAAGGCGTTCATCCTCACCTCCGCGGAACGGGCCGCCGACATGCCGCGAAAGCCGGTCTACCTCATGGGCTTCGGCGAGCAGGACAACCCCAGCTACGGCCCCCGCACCCACTCCGACGCGACGATCATGGGAATCAGGGACGCGGGCGCCCGCGCCTTCGACATGGCCGGGGTCACCGCCAACGACATGGACTTCGCCCAACTCTACGACGACTACGTGATCATCGAGATGATGCAGATGGAGGACCTGGGCTTCTGCGAAAAGGGCGACACGAAGTATTTCGAGTCCACCGACTTCTCGTTCAAGGGGACGCTTCCCATCCAGACCGGCGGCGGCATGATCAACTGCGGACAGCCGTCCACCTGCGGCGGCATGATCCACATCCTGGAGTCGGTCACGCAACTTCGCGGCGACGGCGGCGAGCGGCAGGTGGCGGGCGCGAGCGCCGGGCTCTGCACCGGCCTCGGCGGCCTCCCCTACGGTAAGAACCTCGGCTCCACCGCCGTGGCGATTCTCAGCAACGACAACGGATAG
- a CDS encoding Zn-ribbon domain-containing OB-fold protein has translation MAEARTEPRRPLPEITELTAPFWQAAKDGRLVMQRCRACGELTWCPRPSCVECGGEDLEWDQLSGRATVYTFTVIRQLAGRGARAFEKDIPYVIAWVDLEEGPRFYTNIVECPVDDVEIGMPVEVVFDPVSDDISLPKFKPRS, from the coding sequence ATGGCTGAAGCACGAACCGAACCCCGACGCCCCCTCCCCGAGATCACCGAGCTGACCGCGCCCTTCTGGCAGGCCGCCAAGGACGGGCGGCTCGTGATGCAGCGTTGCCGCGCGTGCGGCGAATTGACGTGGTGTCCGCGCCCGTCGTGCGTCGAGTGCGGCGGCGAAGACCTCGAATGGGACCAGCTCAGCGGACGCGCCACGGTCTACACCTTCACCGTCATCCGCCAGTTGGCGGGCCGCGGCGCCCGCGCCTTCGAGAAGGACATACCCTACGTCATCGCCTGGGTGGACCTGGAAGAAGGCCCGCGCTTCTACACCAACATCGTCGAGTGTCCGGTGGACGACGTCGAGATCGGCATGCCGGTGGAAGTGGTGTTCGATCCGGTCAGCGACGACATCAGCCTGCCCAAGTTCAAGCCCCGTTCGTAG
- a CDS encoding amidohydrolase family protein: protein MAVIDADTHVDETEDTWAFLRDGDEALRPTTAYPKGQDASNAKMRYWMIDDRRQIRFVRTDEETHTTVGARELMDVHRRLEDMDRMGVDFQVMYPTLFLVEFTEKAEIELALRRSYNRWMAQRWEDSGGRLRWVLLPPTQNMDAALDELRFAKEHGACGVLKKGDREAGVWANDPYFFPLYEEAQKLNLPICFHTGSGVPDFTPAREFTFSRFYRILLPVVHAFQSLIVHGVPDRFPELRFGFIEATASWVPFVLYEIRRRLEKNKERPTSVLRSTMEIEEMPEDILKRNRMYVSFQVDEDLDYLLKHTGEDNLLVGSDYTHNDSAQEMDFLGLLKQRADKGDLSPAAVTKITQDNPTAFYGI from the coding sequence ATGGCCGTCATCGATGCCGATACCCACGTGGACGAGACCGAGGATACCTGGGCCTTCTTGCGCGACGGTGACGAGGCGCTGCGCCCCACCACCGCTTACCCCAAGGGCCAGGACGCCAGCAACGCGAAGATGCGCTACTGGATGATCGACGACAGGCGGCAGATCCGCTTCGTGCGCACGGACGAGGAGACCCACACCACCGTGGGTGCGCGCGAGTTGATGGACGTGCACCGGCGCCTGGAGGACATGGACCGCATGGGCGTGGACTTCCAGGTCATGTATCCGACCCTCTTCCTGGTGGAGTTCACCGAAAAGGCCGAAATCGAGCTGGCGCTCAGGCGCAGCTACAACCGCTGGATGGCGCAGCGCTGGGAGGATTCCGGTGGGCGGCTGCGCTGGGTCTTGCTGCCGCCGACCCAGAACATGGACGCGGCCCTGGACGAGCTGCGCTTCGCCAAGGAACACGGCGCCTGCGGCGTGCTCAAGAAGGGCGACCGGGAGGCGGGTGTGTGGGCCAACGACCCCTACTTCTTCCCGCTCTACGAGGAAGCGCAGAAGCTGAACCTGCCCATCTGCTTTCACACGGGCTCGGGCGTGCCGGACTTCACGCCCGCGCGCGAGTTCACCTTCAGCCGTTTCTACCGCATCCTGCTGCCGGTGGTGCATGCGTTCCAGTCCCTGATCGTGCACGGCGTGCCCGACCGCTTCCCCGAGCTGCGCTTCGGCTTCATCGAGGCCACCGCCTCGTGGGTGCCGTTCGTGCTCTACGAGATCCGCCGCCGGCTGGAGAAGAACAAGGAACGGCCCACCAGCGTGCTGCGCTCCACCATGGAGATCGAGGAGATGCCCGAGGACATCCTCAAGCGCAACCGCATGTACGTGTCGTTCCAGGTGGACGAGGACCTGGACTACCTCCTCAAGCACACCGGCGAGGACAACCTCCTGGTGGGATCGGACTACACGCACAACGATTCCGCGCAGGAGATGGACTTCCTCGGCCTGCTCAAGCAGCGCGCGGACAAGGGCGACCTCTCCCCCGCGGCGGTCACCAAGATCACACAGGACAACCCGACGGCCTTCTACGGCATCTGA
- a CDS encoding alpha/beta hydrolase, giving the protein MKESPDRPLGNDELEKRLFPGPGLPGGGQLDVRVEVSPLHPDPDVREVARGYRPYNIDSWHTEWTRMAEKNEVLAAGFEDEGRHVTAHDFYRRAAEFHRRALVYMPDADPRMMRSHYKLKETFDKAWSLVTPPFERLEIPYEGHLLDALFYPARGKTGTRFPVVYNYGGADGILLRGLEGDAAQYVRRGMCFIDVDGPGHGATLREKKLYAPPDSERVAKAVIDYLVTRPDVDPDRIGLHGSSMGGYSGPRCATEEKRIKAVAVWSGAYNLVEDIFDFYPPIQERLRWLMGARDLADARERIKEFTLVGRAQAIECPLLVGYNHDDRVMDPRGAVRLYENAVNAPRELLDGVGHGEKRFDRRTFIVDWFAKQLGA; this is encoded by the coding sequence ATGAAGGAATCCCCGGACAGACCGCTGGGTAACGACGAATTGGAGAAGCGCCTCTTTCCGGGTCCGGGGCTGCCCGGAGGCGGGCAACTCGACGTGCGCGTGGAGGTGTCGCCGCTGCATCCGGACCCCGACGTCCGCGAGGTGGCGCGCGGCTACCGACCCTACAATATCGACAGTTGGCACACCGAGTGGACCCGCATGGCCGAGAAGAACGAGGTCCTGGCCGCGGGGTTCGAGGACGAGGGTCGTCACGTCACGGCCCACGACTTCTACCGGCGGGCGGCCGAGTTCCACCGGCGCGCGCTGGTGTACATGCCGGACGCCGACCCGCGCATGATGCGGAGCCACTACAAGCTCAAGGAGACCTTCGACAAGGCCTGGAGCCTGGTGACGCCGCCCTTCGAGCGTCTGGAGATTCCGTACGAGGGGCATCTGCTCGACGCGCTGTTCTACCCTGCCCGGGGCAAGACGGGCACGCGCTTCCCCGTGGTGTACAACTACGGCGGCGCCGACGGCATCCTGCTGCGCGGGCTCGAGGGCGACGCCGCCCAGTACGTGCGCCGGGGCATGTGCTTCATCGACGTGGACGGCCCGGGGCACGGCGCCACCCTGCGGGAGAAGAAGCTCTATGCGCCGCCCGACTCGGAACGAGTGGCCAAGGCCGTCATCGACTACCTCGTGACGCGCCCGGACGTGGACCCGGACCGCATCGGGCTTCACGGCTCCAGCATGGGCGGCTACTCGGGACCTCGCTGCGCCACCGAAGAGAAACGCATCAAGGCCGTGGCCGTGTGGAGCGGCGCCTACAACCTCGTGGAAGACATCTTCGACTTCTACCCGCCGATCCAGGAGCGCCTGCGCTGGCTCATGGGCGCCAGGGACCTGGCCGACGCGCGCGAGCGCATCAAGGAGTTCACGCTGGTGGGGCGGGCGCAAGCGATCGAGTGCCCGTTGCTGGTGGGCTACAATCACGACGACCGGGTCATGGACCCGCGCGGCGCGGTCCGGCTGTACGAGAACGCCGTCAACGCCCCGCGGGAACTGCTGGACGGCGTGGGGCACGGCGAGAAGCGCTTCGACCGGCGCACGTTCATCGTGGACTGGTTCGCCAAGCAGTTGGGGGCGTGA